From a region of the Lactuca sativa cultivar Salinas chromosome 4, Lsat_Salinas_v11, whole genome shotgun sequence genome:
- the LOC111895314 gene encoding uncharacterized protein LOC111895314 → MPPRRNMRHVNINATPAPPPLPPPQFDATMFLATVTATVATTISHINTTIASGSGSSAPSSNQGESYGHHRECTYKYFSNAKPWTFNGTVGVMELRQWIEKIEAVFEICSSLEGRKIKFATCNFADRALTWWNGHVKSLTLVVANSVSWENFKSMLMREYCPQGEIQKLEQELWGLTMVGSDITTYINRFCDLAILSQEMVALESKKIESAKKLAQSLINHGVHQNTVAAAPEQPKNNNNSKKKSWSKRKGQFSQEPSKKQQLVAVHAATVPAAIPANPKPAKPDAGKLPKCNKCNFHHNRNCLEMQCRNCNKKGHTARFCKSPPQAINQAPADGVGQACYGCGEVGHFKIDCRKAGNVVGVGRILSIGYKEAVADPTVVTVTFLLNITYACILFDCGG, encoded by the exons atgcctccacggAGAAACATGAGGCATGTCAATATAAATGCTACGCCTGCACCACCTCCACtaccacctcctcaatttgacgCTACCATGTTTCTGGCGACAGTCACTGCAACTGTCGCAACTACTATATCCCATATAAACACCACTATCGCAAGTGGATCAGGGAGTAGCGCACCTTCCTCCAATCAGGGTGAAAGTTACGGGCATCATAGGGAGTGCACCTACAAATACTTTTCAAACGCCAAACCTTGGACCTTTAACGGAACTGTGGGAGTTATGGAATTAAGACAATGGATTGAGAAAATAGAGGCAGTCTTCGAGATATGCTCCTCCCTAGAAGGTAGAAAGATTAAATTCGCTACATGTAACTTTGCCGatagagcactaacatggtggaatggccatgttaagtcactaaccCTAGTAGTGGCTAATTCAGTAAGTTGGGAGAACTTCAAATCAATGTTGATGCGGGAGTACTGTCCGCAAGGTGAAATTCAGAAGCTCGAACAGGAGTTGTGGGGTCTTACTATGGTTGGTTCGGACATAACAACCTACATTAATAGATTCTGCGACTTAGCGATCCTATCTCAAGAAAtggttgctctggagagcaaaaagattgaaag tgccaagaaGCTGGCACAGTCACTTATTAACCATGGAGTCCATCAAAACACCGTGGCTGCTGCTCCAGAACAAcccaagaacaacaacaacagcaagaagaagtCCTGGAGCAAACGGAAGGGACAATTTTCTCAGGAGCCCTCGAAAAAGCAACAGttagtagcagtccatgctgctactgtaccTGCTGCTATTCCTGCTAACCCTAAACCTGCTAAGCCTGATGCTGGTAAACTTCCTAAATGCAATAAGTGTAATTTCCACCACAACAGAAATTGCTTGGAGATGCAGTGTCGGAACTGTAACAaaaaagggcacactgcccgatTCTGTAAATCACCACCCCAAGCGATTAACCAAGCACCTGCCGATGGAGTAGGTCAAGCGTGTTATGGATGTGGGGAAGTTGGACATTTCAAAATAGATTGTCGGAAAGCTGGGAATGTCGTTGGAGTTGGAAGGATACTGTCAATAGGTTACAAAGAAGCCGTGGCAGACCCTACAGTGGTCACGgttacgtttcttctcaacattacttatgcatgcattctatttgattgtGGTGGCTGA